From the genome of Sporomusa sphaeroides DSM 2875:
GCAGGAACTGGCGGAAAGTCAGCGAATTAAACATGAAATTAGCAAATTGCATCACTAATAAGCAGGTATGGATAAATCAACTACTATCGATTGCCACGGGAAGGGGGGAAAACTATGGCCGATAAGAAAAATACTTCAGGCGAGCATGTCAATGAGCTATTGCATAAAGGAAAAAAACGCGGTGTGTTAACATATGCCGAAATTATGGATACTATGCAGACCGATGATATGAGTCCTGATGAAATTGATGATATGTATGAAATCTTTAGCAATAAAGGTATTGAAATTGTTGATGATGCCCCGGACAGTGAATTGATTGAAGGCCCTGACATGGCTGAGATTGAATCCACAGCCGAAGAAGTAGATATAGATCTCACCATTCCTGAAGGCATTAACATCGATGACCCTGTTCGTATGTACCTTAAGGAAATTGGCCGGGTACCGCTCTTAACCGCTGATGAAGAAGTGAAACTGGCAAAGCGTATGGAGCAAGGAGACGAGGAGGCCAAACGCCGGCTTGCAGAAGCTAATTTACGACTGGTTGTAAGTATTGCCAAGCGGTATGTTGGCAGGGGGATGCTGTTCCTTGATCTTATTCAAGAAGGTAATTTGGGACTAATTAAGGCTGTAGAAAAATTCGACTACAACAAGGGCTATAAATTTAGCACATATGCTACCTGGTGGATACGCCAGGCCATAACCAGAGCTATTGCCGACCAGGCTCGTACTATCCGTATTCCAGTGCACATGGTGGAAACCATCAACAAGCTCATTCGCGTGTCACGCCAGCTGCTGCAAGAACTTGGGCGTGAACCATCGCCGGAAGAAGTTGCCAAAGCTATGGATGTTAGTGTCGAGCGGGTACGGGAAATTATGAAAATCGCGCAGGAACCTGTATCATTGGAAACGCCTATTGGTGAAGAAGAAGATTCTCATTTAGGCGACTTTATTGAAGACCAGGACGCGCCTGCTCCTGCTGAAGCAGCATCATTTATGTTGCTTAAGGAACAGCTGGAGGAAGTGCTTGAAACACTTACTCCGCGTGAAGAGAAAGTGCTGCGTCTCAGATTTGGCCTGGATGATGGCCGGGCTCGTACTCTCGAAGAAGTGGGGCAGTATTTTGGCGTTACCCGTGAACGGATTCGCCAGATAGAAGCTAAAGCACTGAGGAAACTTCGTCATCCAAGCCGCAGTAAGAAATTAAAAGACTTCCTTGAGTAAATTTGCTAAACTACTTGACGTAATAAATACATTATCTTATAATAATTAACGTTGGCGATATTCCTCGATAGCTCAGTTGGTAGAGCAATCGGCTGTTAACCGATCGGTCGTAGGTTCGAGTCCTACTCGAGGAGCCATAAGCAGATAAGCAGAGAGCCAGATTTCTAGGAGCGACAGCGACGCGGAAATCTGTGCGAATCGCTTAGTTCCAAGCGGTAGCGCGGAACATCCTATCCTATACGTTTCTAACTATGTTTCCAAACAGGCTTTCTTCGGAAAACCTGTTTTAATCTCTCTAGGGCCTATAGCTCAGCGGTAGAGCAGCCGGCTCATAACCGGCTGGTCCCTGGTTCGATCCCAGGTGGGCCCACCATTTAGTTCTGGCCCGTTGGTCAAGCGGTTAAGACACCGCCCTTTCACGGCGGTATCAAGGGTTCGATTCCCTTACGGGTCACCATAAGCAGCGAACCAGGTTCTCGTGAGCCAATAGGCGACATGAGAACCTGATTGATAAGCAGAGAGCCAGGTTTTGGAGAGCGAAAGCGATACCAGAACCTGTGCGAATTGCTTAGTTCTGAGCGGTAGCGCAGAACATCCTTTATTCTAATTACCCGGGCGATTAGCTCAGCCGGGAGAGCGCCTGCCTTACAAGCAGGATGTCGGCAGTTCGATCCTGTCATCGCCCACCATAAAAACCTGCGAAGTTAAGCTCGCAGGTTTTTTGTTTAGTCTAATAGAATGATTTTGCGCGTCAGCGATTTTTCTTACTATATAGGAGGAAAGGATTTTTTAGCCACCAGGCGAAATAATAACAAGGACAAACCGACAGGAGGATACACAATGAAATTGGGCGAACGATTAAAAACCATTGCAGACATGGTTCCTGCCGGAGCAACTATGGCCGATATCGGTACAGATCATGCTTATTTGCCAATATATCTTGTTACCAGAAATGTTATTTCCCGCGCTATTGCCGGGGATATCCAT
Proteins encoded in this window:
- the rpoD gene encoding RNA polymerase sigma factor RpoD, producing the protein MADKKNTSGEHVNELLHKGKKRGVLTYAEIMDTMQTDDMSPDEIDDMYEIFSNKGIEIVDDAPDSELIEGPDMAEIESTAEEVDIDLTIPEGINIDDPVRMYLKEIGRVPLLTADEEVKLAKRMEQGDEEAKRRLAEANLRLVVSIAKRYVGRGMLFLDLIQEGNLGLIKAVEKFDYNKGYKFSTYATWWIRQAITRAIADQARTIRIPVHMVETINKLIRVSRQLLQELGREPSPEEVAKAMDVSVERVREIMKIAQEPVSLETPIGEEEDSHLGDFIEDQDAPAPAEAASFMLLKEQLEEVLETLTPREEKVLRLRFGLDDGRARTLEEVGQYFGVTRERIRQIEAKALRKLRHPSRSKKLKDFLE